In one window of Defluviimonas sp. SAOS-178_SWC DNA:
- a CDS encoding carboxymuconolactone decarboxylase family protein: protein MSDLRFPKPTKALLDHRHALAPGAEDAFRAFSKAVFAAGALDPRTKQLIAIAVAHVTQCPWCIEGHVKAARREGATGEEIMEAIWVAAEMRAGAAWAHSLKAVELLGDPGSRGV, encoded by the coding sequence ATGTCTGACCTGCGCTTCCCGAAGCCGACGAAGGCCCTTCTCGATCACCGCCACGCCCTGGCGCCCGGGGCCGAGGATGCCTTCCGCGCCTTCTCCAAGGCCGTCTTCGCCGCCGGCGCGCTCGATCCCCGCACCAAGCAACTGATCGCCATTGCCGTGGCGCATGTCACGCAATGCCCCTGGTGCATCGAGGGCCACGTCAAGGCCGCGCGGCGGGAAGGGGCGACGGGCGAAGAGATCATGGAGGCGATCTGGGTCGCCGCCGAGATGCGCGCCGGCGCGGCCTGGGCGCATTCGCTCAAGGCGGTCGAATTGCTGGGCGACCCCGGGTCGCGAGGCGTCTGA
- a CDS encoding DUF488 domain-containing protein, which translates to MPERPPVPDDPAGRIRIKRIYRAARVSDGKRILVDRLWPRGIAKDRARLFSWCKDIAPSDGLRNWFHAHPEAWEEFAARYRRELGAMDDVTRALAAHAEEGVVTLLYASKNEEENNAAVLRDVLRQRIEDGVTKHA; encoded by the coding sequence ATGCCCGAGCGTCCACCCGTTCCCGACGACCCGGCCGGGCGTATCCGCATCAAGCGGATCTACCGGGCCGCGCGGGTGTCGGACGGCAAGCGGATCCTGGTCGACCGCCTGTGGCCGCGCGGCATCGCGAAGGACCGCGCCCGGCTCTTTTCCTGGTGCAAGGACATCGCGCCGAGCGACGGTCTGCGCAACTGGTTCCACGCCCACCCCGAGGCGTGGGAGGAGTTCGCGGCCCGCTACCGCCGCGAACTCGGGGCAATGGACGACGTGACCCGTGCGCTTGCCGCGCATGCCGAAGAGGGCGTCGTCACCCTGCTATATGCTTCGAAGAACGAGGAAGAGAACAACGCGGCCGTGCTCAGGGACGTCCTGCGCCAGCGCATAGAGGATGGAGTGACCAAGCATGCCTGA
- a CDS encoding NAD(P)H-dependent flavin oxidoreductase has protein sequence MPDLNRAAPLRTPLCDLLGCDLPILLAGMGGVSRWELAAAVANAGGYAMLGMVRESPALITEEVTALKAATDRPFAVNVIPAATEPRLLDAQIGRCLDLGVPAFSFFWDVMPDVLARVKRAGCLVLHQVGTVEAARMAEDAGADVIIAQGVGAGGHVHGRSPVFALTQDILDAVTVPVAASGGLASGADLAAALSMGAAGVQYGTAFLATEESFAHPYHKARIVEATGTDTVLTDVFVLNWPKGAAVRVIANSVTEGLNGNVLGHDPETLPREAIAWDGDQPRLRFSTDSPLRTTTGDLEAMALYAGTGAGAIGGIVPAAQRVTGIAAGACYALAATATSDREGVA, from the coding sequence ATGCCTGACCTCAACCGAGCGGCGCCATTGCGCACTCCGCTTTGCGATCTTCTTGGATGCGACCTGCCGATCCTTCTCGCCGGCATGGGCGGCGTGTCGCGCTGGGAACTCGCGGCGGCCGTCGCCAATGCCGGCGGCTACGCCATGCTTGGCATGGTGCGCGAGAGCCCGGCGCTGATCACCGAGGAGGTCACGGCGCTGAAGGCCGCGACCGACCGGCCCTTCGCCGTCAACGTGATCCCCGCGGCGACGGAGCCGCGGCTTCTCGATGCCCAGATCGGTCGCTGCCTCGACCTCGGCGTGCCGGCCTTCTCGTTCTTCTGGGACGTGATGCCCGACGTCCTGGCGCGCGTGAAGCGGGCGGGATGCCTTGTCCTGCACCAGGTCGGCACGGTCGAGGCCGCGCGGATGGCCGAGGATGCCGGGGCCGACGTGATCATCGCCCAGGGCGTCGGGGCCGGCGGCCACGTCCACGGCCGCAGCCCCGTCTTCGCGTTGACCCAGGATATTCTCGATGCGGTCACGGTTCCGGTGGCCGCGTCGGGCGGGCTGGCTTCGGGCGCCGACCTCGCAGCGGCCCTGTCGATGGGTGCGGCGGGCGTCCAGTACGGCACCGCCTTCCTCGCGACCGAGGAGAGCTTCGCCCATCCCTACCACAAGGCCCGCATCGTGGAGGCAACTGGAACCGACACGGTGCTGACCGATGTCTTCGTTCTCAACTGGCCGAAAGGGGCTGCGGTCCGGGTGATCGCGAACAGCGTGACCGAGGGGTTGAACGGCAATGTCCTGGGCCACGACCCCGAAACCCTGCCGCGCGAGGCGATCGCCTGGGACGGCGACCAGCCGCGCCTGCGCTTCAGCACCGATTCGCCGCTCAGGACCACCACAGGGGACCTTGAGGCGATGGCGCTTTATGCCGGAACCGGCGCCGGCGCGATCGGCGGTATCGTGCCCGCGGCGCAGCGTGTCACGGGTATCGCGGCGGGGGCCTGCTATGCTCTGGCAGCGACGGCAACCAGCGACCGCGAGGGGGTGGCATGA
- a CDS encoding 5-formyltetrahydrofolate cyclo-ligase — protein sequence MSDDPDNFRCRSGFSSPPCYAAEIAPDYFDPLAVDPEQARDVARWRKAERVRLRAERQDIAVADRQAIGAALIAHLREVLRERFGGARGRVFSAYWPIKGEPDLRPLMAELDAAGVTVALPIVETKAAPLTFRRWTPGTKMVRGDWNIPVPPPDAPEVTPEIALAPLVGWTAEGYRLGYGGGYFDRTLAALKPRPFVIGIGFDSARLQTIFPQPHDIPLDLILTEAGRRSDRMTE from the coding sequence ATGAGCGACGATCCCGACAATTTCCGCTGCCGCAGCGGCTTTTCCTCGCCGCCATGCTATGCCGCCGAGATCGCGCCCGACTATTTCGACCCGCTGGCCGTGGACCCCGAACAGGCCCGCGACGTCGCCCGCTGGCGCAAGGCCGAGCGGGTCCGGCTGCGCGCCGAGCGCCAGGACATCGCGGTCGCCGACCGGCAGGCGATCGGCGCGGCGCTGATCGCGCATCTGCGCGAGGTGCTGAGGGAAAGGTTCGGCGGCGCGCGGGGCCGCGTCTTCTCCGCCTACTGGCCGATCAAGGGCGAACCGGACCTGCGCCCGCTGATGGCCGAACTGGATGCCGCCGGCGTGACCGTCGCGCTGCCGATCGTCGAGACCAAGGCGGCCCCCCTCACCTTCCGCCGCTGGACGCCCGGCACGAAGATGGTGCGCGGCGACTGGAACATCCCCGTGCCACCGCCCGACGCCCCCGAGGTCACGCCCGAGATCGCGCTCGCGCCGCTGGTCGGATGGACGGCCGAGGGCTATCGGCTGGGCTATGGCGGCGGCTATTTCGACCGGACGCTGGCGGCGCTGAAGCCCCGCCCCTTCGTGATCGGGATCGGGTTCGACTCCGCCCGGCTCCAGACGATCTTTCCGCAACCCCATGACATCCCGCTCGATCTGATCCTGACCGAGGCCGGGAGGCGATCTGACCGGATGACAGAATGA
- a CDS encoding NnrS family protein, producing the protein MTTTAEQMRAWRGPAILSFGFRPFFLGAALWAALAMVLWISALTGAVDLPTRFDPVTWHAHEFLFGYLSAVIAGFLLTAVPNWTGQLPIVGWPLGGLFALWVIGRATVLCSDGLPPVAVAAADLAMPVALTGFLAREIITGRNWRNLIVLVMLGTFTLANAVFHVEGASGAYAAQGYGLRAGLGATLMMIAVIGGRIVPSFTRNWLARQGPGRLPVPPMQRFDKIALLALLVALVAWIAAPDRQATAALLLVAGALHLARLARWAGDRTGAEPLLWILHVGYLFLPLGAVTLAASILVPGVFGGAAAQHLWMAGAAGMMTLAVMTRATLGHTGQELTAGKGTLGLYLMLLTAILARLAAGLWPDQATVLHTLSALGWIAAFGGFALIYGPAILRPRVWD; encoded by the coding sequence ATGACCACCACAGCAGAACAGATGCGGGCCTGGCGCGGCCCGGCGATCCTCAGCTTCGGCTTCCGGCCCTTCTTTCTCGGCGCCGCGCTCTGGGCCGCGCTAGCGATGGTCCTCTGGATCTCGGCGCTCACCGGCGCGGTCGACCTGCCGACGCGGTTCGATCCGGTCACATGGCATGCGCATGAGTTTCTGTTCGGCTATCTCTCGGCGGTCATCGCCGGTTTCCTTCTGACCGCGGTTCCCAACTGGACCGGGCAGTTGCCGATCGTCGGCTGGCCGCTCGGCGGGCTTTTCGCGCTCTGGGTCATCGGTCGCGCGACCGTTCTCTGTTCGGACGGCCTGCCGCCCGTCGCGGTAGCGGCCGCCGACCTTGCCATGCCGGTGGCGCTGACCGGATTCCTCGCGCGCGAGATCATCACTGGCCGGAACTGGCGCAACCTGATCGTGCTCGTCATGCTCGGTACCTTCACGCTCGCCAACGCGGTTTTCCACGTCGAGGGGGCCTCCGGCGCCTATGCCGCGCAGGGCTACGGGCTCAGGGCGGGTCTCGGTGCGACCCTGATGATGATCGCGGTCATCGGCGGGCGCATCGTTCCGTCCTTCACCCGGAACTGGCTGGCACGTCAGGGGCCGGGCCGGCTGCCGGTGCCGCCGATGCAACGCTTCGACAAGATCGCGCTGCTGGCGCTGCTCGTCGCGCTTGTCGCCTGGATCGCGGCGCCGGACAGGCAAGCGACGGCTGCGCTGCTTCTGGTCGCCGGGGCGCTGCATCTCGCCCGGCTCGCAAGATGGGCCGGCGATCGGACAGGGGCCGAACCGCTTCTGTGGATCCTCCATGTCGGCTATCTCTTCCTGCCGCTCGGCGCCGTCACGCTCGCCGCGTCGATCCTTGTGCCCGGTGTCTTCGGCGGCGCGGCGGCGCAGCATCTCTGGATGGCGGGCGCTGCCGGAATGATGACGCTCGCGGTCATGACCCGGGCGACGCTTGGCCATACCGGCCAGGAGCTGACGGCCGGCAAGGGCACCCTGGGGCTTTATCTGATGCTGTTGACGGCGATTCTCGCGCGCCTCGCCGCAGGTCTGTGGCCCGATCAGGCAACGGTTCTGCACACGCTGTCGGCGCTTGGCTGGATCGCCGCCTTCGGCGGCTTCGCCCTGATCTACGGCCCGGCGATCCTGCGGCCGCGTGTCTGGGATTGA
- a CDS encoding TlpA family protein disulfide reductase: MDDIPFHVAGWLNTDRPLALGDFRGRVLAVEVFQMLCPGCVLNGLPQAQRLAQTFREEDLAVIGLHGVFEHHEGNSRLGLTAFLHEWRIRFPVAIDAGGDGPLPRTMEAWGLQGTPSLVLIDRAGRMRARHFGQVADMALGAQVARLIGEAAGESSP; this comes from the coding sequence ATGGACGACATTCCCTTCCACGTTGCCGGCTGGCTCAACACAGACCGCCCGCTTGCATTGGGCGATTTCCGTGGCAGGGTGCTGGCGGTCGAGGTCTTTCAGATGCTCTGCCCCGGTTGCGTCCTGAACGGCCTGCCGCAGGCGCAGCGCCTCGCGCAGACCTTCAGGGAAGAGGATCTCGCCGTGATCGGACTGCACGGCGTCTTCGAGCATCACGAAGGCAACAGCCGTTTAGGCCTAACTGCCTTCCTGCACGAATGGCGCATCCGCTTTCCCGTTGCCATCGACGCGGGCGGCGACGGGCCGCTGCCGCGCACGATGGAGGCCTGGGGCCTTCAGGGTACGCCGAGCCTTGTCCTGATCGACCGCGCGGGCCGGATGCGGGCGCGCCATTTCGGGCAGGTGGCCGACATGGCGCTTGGCGCGCAGGTGGCACGACTGATCGGAGAGGCGGCCGGGGAATCGTCGCCTTGA
- a CDS encoding MarR family winged helix-turn-helix transcriptional regulator, which produces MQNQIRQIATAFERLALFWRSNQWSVAKEYGLNPSQGDVLQRISRQPERAADLAQRLGVTQASLSDTISALVAKGLAERRPDPEDGRARRIEATGQGRALAAVMPDVPEPLDAAIARLGDADRGALLRTLSLIIRSLQEAEAIPIQQMCLTCRHFRPHVHDDPARPHHCGFVDAAFGNGGLRLDCADHETATEEEAARNRARLAAVG; this is translated from the coding sequence ATGCAAAACCAGATTCGCCAGATCGCCACCGCTTTCGAACGCCTCGCGCTTTTCTGGCGCTCCAACCAGTGGAGTGTGGCCAAGGAGTACGGGCTCAACCCCAGCCAGGGCGACGTGCTTCAACGCATATCCCGCCAGCCGGAGCGCGCGGCCGACCTCGCCCAGCGGCTCGGCGTCACGCAGGCGAGCCTCAGCGACACGATCTCGGCCCTCGTCGCGAAGGGTCTGGCCGAACGCCGGCCCGATCCCGAGGATGGCCGCGCCCGCCGGATCGAGGCAACCGGGCAGGGACGCGCGCTTGCGGCCGTGATGCCCGACGTGCCGGAACCGCTGGATGCGGCGATCGCCAGGCTTGGCGATGCCGATCGCGGTGCGCTCCTGCGCACGCTCTCCCTGATCATACGCTCGCTTCAGGAGGCGGAGGCCATCCCGATCCAGCAGATGTGCCTCACCTGCCGCCATTTCCGCCCGCATGTCCATGACGATCCGGCGCGGCCGCATCATTGCGGCTTCGTCGACGCCGCCTTCGGCAATGGCGGCCTCAGGCTCGACTGTGCGGATCACGAGACCGCCACGGAGGAGGAGGCCGCCCGAAACCGGGCGCGTCTTGCCGCCGTGGGGTGA
- a CDS encoding FadR/GntR family transcriptional regulator — MSRRSLAQVRADLPDLLDMLAPDTGDRLPPERDLALRLGCSRETLRKALSALEADGAIWRHVGQGTFRGRRPRHLPVRDTLLVEGATPPDLMRARLVLEPQVAAEAALRADAADIGHLRARVAAGRAARDRAACEQADDAFHRAIAVVTGNPVLVGLLGYLSGARRRAAWQREWDRTYHRIGVEEFRTLHSDQHERIVDAIAATDPVAAARMMTRHLETIAAAMTPGAWSDVACI; from the coding sequence TTGTCCAGACGCTCTCTCGCGCAGGTTCGGGCCGATCTGCCGGACCTGCTGGACATGCTCGCGCCCGATACCGGCGACCGTCTGCCGCCGGAGCGCGATCTCGCGCTGCGGCTCGGATGCAGCCGTGAAACGTTGCGCAAGGCGCTCTCCGCGCTCGAGGCGGACGGCGCGATCTGGCGCCATGTCGGGCAGGGCACGTTCCGGGGCCGCCGCCCGCGCCACCTTCCCGTCCGCGACACGCTTCTGGTCGAGGGCGCGACGCCGCCCGACCTGATGCGGGCGCGGCTGGTGCTGGAGCCGCAGGTCGCGGCCGAGGCCGCGCTCCGCGCCGATGCCGCCGATATCGGCCATCTGCGCGCGCGGGTCGCTGCCGGGCGGGCCGCCCGCGACCGTGCCGCCTGCGAACAGGCCGATGATGCCTTCCACCGCGCGATTGCCGTGGTGACCGGCAACCCGGTGCTCGTGGGCCTTCTTGGCTATCTTTCCGGCGCGCGCCGCCGCGCCGCCTGGCAGCGCGAATGGGATCGAACCTACCACCGCATCGGGGTCGAGGAATTCCGAACACTTCACAGCGACCAGCATGAACGGATCGTGGATGCCATCGCCGCGACGGATCCCGTTGCGGCCGCGCGGATGATGACGAGGCATCTGGAAACGATCGCGGCGGCGATGACACCGGGGGCCTGGTCAGATGTTGCTTGTATTTAG
- a CDS encoding sulfite exporter TauE/SafE family protein, with product MADLLLLCLAGLAAGLLNAVAGGGTFLSLPALIYVGVPPVSANATATLTALPGYLSSAWAFRHDMQAEGRLGLRPIVAIAATGSVVGALLLIVTPGDTFLWIVPWLLLLATMLFAAGPHLLAVLRKRGVGGAAGPVISAIAILAVSVYGGYFNGGLGIMLLAAFGLLGYVNLHGMNGLKNVLSAVLSLISALTFITAGLIAWEQAAVMAASAAVGGYIGARQSRRITRTDLLRHFVTAVGAIMTLLFFLR from the coding sequence ATGGCGGACCTACTGTTGCTGTGCCTGGCTGGGCTTGCCGCCGGTCTTCTGAACGCGGTCGCGGGCGGGGGCACATTCCTGAGCCTGCCCGCGCTGATCTATGTCGGGGTGCCGCCGGTCAGCGCCAATGCCACGGCCACGCTGACCGCGCTGCCGGGTTACCTGAGCAGCGCCTGGGCCTTCCGCCACGACATGCAGGCCGAAGGGCGGCTTGGCCTCCGTCCCATCGTCGCCATCGCGGCGACGGGCAGCGTCGTCGGCGCGCTTCTTCTGATCGTCACGCCGGGGGACACGTTCCTCTGGATCGTGCCGTGGCTGCTTCTGCTGGCGACCATGCTCTTCGCGGCCGGGCCGCACCTGCTCGCCGTACTGCGCAAGCGCGGCGTCGGCGGCGCGGCCGGCCCCGTGATCTCGGCCATCGCGATCCTCGCCGTGTCGGTCTATGGCGGCTATTTCAACGGCGGTCTCGGCATCATGCTGCTCGCCGCTTTCGGGCTTCTCGGCTATGTCAACCTGCACGGCATGAACGGGCTGAAGAACGTCCTGTCGGCCGTCCTGTCGCTGATCTCGGCGCTGACCTTCATCACTGCGGGTCTCATCGCGTGGGAACAGGCCGCCGTCATGGCCGCAAGCGCGGCGGTCGGCGGCTACATCGGCGCGCGCCAAAGCCGCAGGATCACCCGCACCGATCTTCTCAGGCACTTCGTGACTGCGGTCGGCGCGATCATGACACTCCTGTTCTTCCTGCGCTGA
- a CDS encoding LysR family transcriptional regulator translates to MLYITLRQMEYVVAVARAGSMSAAAAALNISQPSLSVALNVVEERLGQTLFVRKRGAALRLTPFAIRYVAEVEALLTTARRLEDPSEAKSLANGTFSIGCFTDLAPFFLVPLVRHLREALPDVDVRWRVGSFNNLARDMADGRIDLAVTFDLGLHSKFEKTPLLNIAPHAFVSREHRLSTKTQVSLADLAGEPLIVFDDGLSLRHWTHLFRQHDLSPVFVHRVNLLEVMRSLAANGEGVGISYSAPPGSMSYDGAPVSAIRIAEATAREPVILARSTNLDARPVVEAGRNIIIKYFRT, encoded by the coding sequence ATGCTATATATAACCCTGCGCCAGATGGAATACGTGGTCGCCGTCGCCCGCGCCGGCAGCATGTCTGCCGCCGCCGCCGCGCTCAACATCTCCCAGCCGTCGCTATCGGTGGCCCTGAATGTCGTCGAGGAGCGTCTGGGCCAGACGCTTTTCGTGCGCAAGAGGGGGGCGGCCCTTCGCCTGACGCCGTTCGCGATCCGTTACGTGGCCGAGGTCGAAGCGCTGCTGACGACCGCGCGCCGCCTCGAGGATCCGTCCGAGGCCAAGAGCCTTGCGAACGGCACCTTCTCGATCGGATGCTTCACCGATCTCGCGCCCTTTTTCCTGGTGCCACTGGTCAGGCATCTTCGCGAAGCCCTGCCCGACGTCGACGTCCGCTGGCGGGTGGGAAGTTTCAACAATCTTGCACGGGACATGGCCGATGGCCGGATCGACCTTGCCGTGACCTTCGACCTCGGACTGCATTCGAAATTCGAAAAGACGCCGCTTCTGAACATCGCGCCCCATGCCTTCGTGTCGCGCGAACACCGCCTTTCAACGAAGACGCAGGTCTCCCTGGCCGACCTGGCCGGGGAGCCTCTGATCGTATTCGATGATGGCCTGTCCCTCCGGCACTGGACGCATCTTTTTCGTCAGCACGACCTTTCGCCGGTCTTCGTGCACCGCGTGAACCTGCTGGAGGTGATGCGCTCGCTTGCCGCGAATGGGGAAGGGGTCGGCATCAGCTATTCGGCGCCTCCGGGTTCGATGTCCTATGACGGGGCCCCTGTCAGCGCCATCCGCATCGCCGAGGCCACTGCGCGCGAGCCGGTCATCCTGGCGAGAAGCACGAACCTCGATGCCCGGCCGGTGGTCGAGGCCGGGCGCAACATCATCATCAAGTATTTTCGCACATGA
- a CDS encoding phytanoyl-CoA dioxygenase family protein, translated as MTHPLVTENDIATYQRDGVVLIRGLFKDHVETLRKGIERNMAEPGPYAAENLKPGEGGRFFDDYCNWTRIPEFEEVIRTSPAAEVAADLMRSDSVQVFHDHVLVKEPGTSKPTPWHQDGPYYFVEGAQTVSFWSPMDPVREASLRCVAGSHKWEKPVLPTRWLSEENFYPDPEAYMPVPNPDEEGMDIREWEMEPGDAVAFNYGTLHGARGNNAGSRRRAFSLRLLGDDARYVERPGRTSPPFPGHDMTPGQKLREDWFPVIWNR; from the coding sequence TTGACCCATCCGCTTGTCACTGAGAACGACATCGCCACCTATCAGCGCGACGGCGTCGTTCTGATCCGGGGCCTGTTCAAGGACCATGTCGAAACGCTCCGCAAGGGGATCGAGCGCAACATGGCCGAGCCCGGCCCCTATGCCGCCGAGAACCTGAAACCCGGCGAGGGCGGGCGCTTTTTCGACGATTACTGCAACTGGACCCGCATCCCCGAATTCGAGGAGGTGATCCGCACCTCGCCCGCCGCCGAGGTCGCCGCCGATCTCATGCGCTCAGACAGCGTCCAGGTCTTCCACGACCACGTGCTGGTGAAAGAGCCCGGCACCTCGAAGCCGACGCCCTGGCACCAGGACGGCCCCTACTATTTCGTCGAGGGCGCGCAGACCGTCAGCTTCTGGTCGCCGATGGACCCCGTGCGCGAGGCCAGCCTGCGCTGCGTCGCCGGCTCGCACAAATGGGAAAAGCCGGTGCTGCCGACGCGCTGGCTGTCGGAGGAAAACTTCTACCCCGATCCCGAGGCCTACATGCCGGTGCCGAACCCCGACGAGGAAGGCATGGACATCCGCGAGTGGGAGATGGAGCCCGGCGATGCGGTGGCGTTCAACTACGGCACGCTGCACGGCGCGCGCGGCAACAACGCCGGGTCGCGGCGGCGCGCCTTCTCGCTGAGGCTGCTCGGCGACGATGCCCGTTATGTGGAACGCCCGGGCCGCACCTCGCCGCCGTTCCCCGGCCATGACATGACCCCGGGGCAGAAGCTGCGGGAAGACTGGTTCCCCGTCATCTGGAACCGCTGA